Proteins from a genomic interval of Marmota flaviventris isolate mMarFla1 chromosome 8, mMarFla1.hap1, whole genome shotgun sequence:
- the Plaat1 gene encoding phospholipase A and acyltransferase 1 translates to MALNGCFSLDYHGNPHPGDLIEVFRPGYQHWALYLGDGYVINIAPVDGIPSAFTSAKSVFSTKALVKMQLLKDVVGNDKYRINNKYDEMHPPLPVDEVMQRSEFVIGQEVAYDLLVNNCEHFVTLLRYGEGVSEQANRAVSTIGWVTAAVGAFSFLGLFSKRQRAKYY, encoded by the exons ATGGCGCTTAATGGGTGCTTCAGTTTGGACTACCATGGCAACCCCCACCCAGGGGACTTGATTGAAGTGTTCCGTCCTGGTTATCAGCACTGGGCGCTGTACTTGGGTGATGGTTATGTCATCAACATAGCACCTGTAG ATGGCATTCCTTCAGCATTTACAAGTGCCAAGTCTGTGTTCAGCACAAAGGCCCTGGTGAAGATGCAGCTCTTGAAGGATGTGGTAGGAAATGACAAATACcgaataaacaataaatatgatGAAATGCACCCCCCTCTCCCTGTGGATGAAGTCATGCAGCGGTCAGAGTTTGTTATTGGACAAGAGGTGGCATATGACTTACTGGTCAACAACTGTGAGCATTTTGTGACTTTGCTTCGCTATGGAGAAGGGGTTTCAGAGCAG gcCAACCGAGCAGTAAGTACCATTGGATGGGTGACAGCTGCTGTTGGTGCCTTCTCATTCCTGGGCTTGTTTTCAAAAAGACAAAGAGCAAAATACTATTAA